A single Henriciella sp. AS95 DNA region contains:
- a CDS encoding MFS transporter: MNSSQPVTQQPARGQVWLAIATCFLVATIEGYDIQILAIAAPKFAPELGFDSSALGWIFGAVSFGIMIGSSFGGRAGDVFGHRIVLSSALLTFGLFTLLTPFCQSFESFLIVRMLTGIGFGVALPNLMSMAANISTDKSTFRTNAAVFWGVPLGAVVAAGLFSQGMNWQMAFFGGGTAALACIPLVLLSFTGKRPARTEPETMKESFLRQLLSDKYRNQSLLIWVIFALAYLVSYFASVWLPMIVSGKGFTPETAASVMLAYGIFGMIGIFAVGWACDQFGYQIPVTLCWIAIVPVLMFTALSSDWLTLHIIGALTGFLVNGGVFALYSVAAAGYPVHLRGAGSGAALAWARFGAILGPLTGGWLLNTNLSQIYIMGVFAIIALTTASFVFVSGFVLKSRPAASTLPPKPKAHAPGH; encoded by the coding sequence GTGAATTCATCACAGCCCGTCACGCAACAACCCGCGCGCGGGCAGGTCTGGCTTGCCATTGCAACCTGCTTTCTGGTGGCAACCATTGAAGGCTATGACATTCAGATCCTTGCTATCGCCGCTCCAAAATTCGCCCCGGAACTCGGCTTCGATTCAAGTGCGCTCGGATGGATATTCGGGGCTGTCAGCTTTGGCATCATGATTGGCAGCTCATTCGGCGGACGAGCGGGCGATGTTTTTGGTCACCGAATTGTTCTGTCATCAGCCCTTCTCACCTTCGGCCTCTTCACGCTGCTCACCCCGTTCTGTCAGTCCTTCGAGTCGTTTCTGATTGTTCGTATGTTGACCGGCATTGGCTTTGGCGTCGCGCTGCCGAATCTCATGTCGATGGCCGCCAACATTTCCACGGACAAGAGCACCTTTCGTACAAATGCTGCTGTGTTTTGGGGCGTACCACTCGGCGCGGTTGTCGCTGCAGGTCTGTTCTCACAGGGCATGAATTGGCAAATGGCTTTCTTCGGCGGGGGAACCGCGGCTCTGGCATGCATTCCGCTGGTTTTACTGTCCTTCACCGGCAAGCGACCTGCGCGAACTGAGCCAGAGACGATGAAGGAGAGCTTCCTTCGTCAGCTCCTTTCCGACAAATACCGCAATCAAAGCCTGCTTATCTGGGTCATTTTTGCGCTGGCATACCTCGTTTCATACTTCGCATCCGTCTGGTTGCCGATGATTGTTTCGGGCAAGGGGTTCACGCCGGAAACCGCCGCGAGCGTGATGCTGGCTTACGGAATTTTCGGCATGATTGGCATTTTTGCTGTCGGCTGGGCGTGTGACCAGTTCGGCTATCAAATTCCGGTCACCCTCTGCTGGATCGCGATTGTCCCCGTTCTTATGTTCACCGCCCTCAGCAGCGACTGGTTAACGTTACATATCATCGGCGCCCTGACCGGGTTTCTGGTCAATGGTGGCGTTTTTGCTCTGTATTCGGTCGCAGCAGCGGGATATCCGGTTCATCTCAGAGGCGCGGGCTCAGGGGCTGCCTTGGCATGGGCCCGGTTCGGCGCCATTCTCGGTCCGCTGACAGGGGGCTGGCTGCTCAATACGAACCTGTCGCAGATTTACATAATGGGCGTGTTCGCCATCATTGCGTTGACGACCGCATCCTTCGTTTTTGTATCTGGATTTGTTCTGAAAAGCAGGCCAGCGGCCTCGACACTTCCACCAAAGCCCAAAGCCCATGCCCCGGGGCATTGA
- a CDS encoding enoyl-CoA hydratase/isomerase family protein, with protein MLNDLQLEYVETQVHDEVMTITLNRPDQLNAMNKGLVKDLRNIFQALYWERSVRVVVLRAAGRAFCAGLDLKEASVTDSSSDRDVAALLDGQRSIAEIYVAMRRCPQPIICCVQGAASGGGFALALASDIRILSEDARMNAAFIRIGLSACDMGVSYFMPRMLGMSKASEFMLTGRFISATEALELGLANRVVAPEALEKEAASFCEDMLRATPMGLRLTKDVLNLSIDAQGLEAVMALEDRNQMLTSQDPNFREGVAEFMEKRKPNYSS; from the coding sequence ATGCTAAACGACCTTCAGCTGGAGTATGTTGAAACTCAAGTACACGACGAGGTGATGACAATCACGCTCAACCGTCCTGACCAACTCAATGCGATGAACAAAGGTCTGGTGAAGGACCTGCGCAACATCTTTCAGGCGCTCTATTGGGAACGCTCAGTCCGGGTCGTCGTGCTTCGAGCGGCCGGGCGAGCCTTTTGTGCAGGCCTGGATCTGAAGGAAGCATCCGTAACCGATTCGTCCAGCGACCGGGACGTTGCCGCGCTTCTCGATGGACAAAGGTCGATCGCCGAAATCTACGTCGCCATGCGTCGATGCCCGCAACCAATCATCTGCTGCGTACAAGGCGCGGCAAGCGGGGGCGGTTTCGCCCTCGCACTTGCGTCCGACATCCGAATTCTCTCGGAAGATGCCCGTATGAACGCCGCTTTCATCCGCATCGGTCTCAGCGCCTGCGACATGGGTGTGTCTTATTTCATGCCGCGAATGCTCGGCATGTCGAAAGCAAGCGAATTCATGCTCACCGGGCGATTCATCAGTGCAACAGAGGCGCTGGAATTGGGACTCGCCAATCGCGTCGTGGCGCCTGAAGCGCTAGAGAAGGAAGCTGCTTCCTTCTGCGAAGACATGTTGCGTGCAACGCCCATGGGGCTTCGCCTCACGAAAGATGTTCTCAATCTCTCAATTGATGCTCAAGGGCTCGAAGCGGTGATGGCGCTTGAAGACCGCAATCAGATGCTCACGTCGCAGGACCCCAATTTCCGAGAAGGCGTCGCCGAGTTCATGGAAAAGCGCAAGCCGAATTACTCTTCATGA
- a CDS encoding AMP-binding protein, which produces MQTINDAIHWWARVMPDALALDFVDDRVTYLEYRDWSERIAAHLIHKGLKPGDRVGICAGNSLQYCVLILGILRAGGIAQPLNMRYTSHELAEIIEDTEPRMVFADEDRIARLANIDVETVPLQSVFEHRHGEPATVAHQPKPDDKVVIIATSGSTAKPKGVVFSHRTMTGYVATHVMEEQSIGKGSRVIVPAPLSTSAGFVQLIHYSVLGCSLFFLKSFEPQAFLKTIVDKKINGFGGVPVFFEALSKLPEFEDADLSSITMATSGGAPVTQALQDTWMKKGIVVRQIYGQTECGGNGTIMPEHLAKMQPQKCGMGGLFNEIAIVDEDGNRVPPNTVGQIIMRGPGNMVEYWNNPEETAKTIKDGWLYSGDLGVMDEDGLLTFVDRMKDIIISGGLNIAAAEVERAVLCSGQPIEECLVIAAKDDKFGETPLAIVYATGEVDVPALIAHCNEQLADYKVPRYVAIENEPMPRTATGKLSKPPLREKYASCVSELTRVR; this is translated from the coding sequence TTGCAGACGATAAATGATGCTATCCATTGGTGGGCGCGTGTGATGCCGGATGCCCTGGCCTTGGACTTTGTTGATGACCGCGTCACCTACCTCGAATATCGCGATTGGTCAGAACGGATAGCGGCTCACCTGATACACAAAGGTCTTAAGCCGGGCGACAGGGTCGGAATTTGCGCAGGCAATTCGCTTCAATATTGCGTGCTGATACTCGGCATCCTGAGAGCAGGTGGCATAGCTCAGCCCCTCAATATGCGGTACACGTCACACGAACTCGCAGAAATCATTGAAGATACAGAGCCGCGCATGGTCTTCGCTGACGAAGACCGTATCGCAAGACTTGCGAATATCGATGTCGAAACGGTTCCATTGCAATCGGTCTTTGAGCACAGGCACGGGGAGCCGGCGACGGTCGCGCACCAGCCCAAACCGGATGACAAGGTCGTTATAATCGCAACCAGTGGCTCGACCGCAAAGCCAAAAGGGGTCGTTTTCTCACACCGCACGATGACGGGTTATGTCGCGACGCACGTGATGGAAGAGCAGAGCATCGGTAAGGGCTCGCGCGTTATCGTCCCGGCTCCGTTGAGCACGTCTGCGGGTTTCGTGCAGCTGATCCATTATAGCGTGTTGGGTTGTTCCCTGTTCTTCTTGAAGTCCTTTGAGCCTCAAGCCTTCCTCAAAACGATTGTCGACAAGAAGATAAACGGATTTGGCGGTGTGCCCGTCTTCTTTGAGGCGCTGTCGAAACTGCCCGAGTTTGAGGATGCCGACCTGTCCAGCATTACGATGGCCACGAGCGGGGGGGCGCCGGTCACGCAGGCCTTGCAGGATACCTGGATGAAGAAGGGTATCGTTGTGCGCCAGATCTACGGACAGACAGAGTGCGGCGGTAACGGCACCATCATGCCTGAGCATCTTGCAAAAATGCAGCCTCAGAAATGCGGAATGGGCGGTCTCTTCAACGAAATTGCGATTGTAGACGAAGACGGCAATCGGGTTCCGCCAAATACGGTGGGCCAGATCATTATGCGCGGCCCCGGCAATATGGTCGAATACTGGAACAATCCCGAGGAGACCGCAAAGACGATCAAGGATGGGTGGCTTTATTCCGGTGATCTGGGCGTCATGGATGAAGACGGATTGCTGACCTTCGTGGACCGCATGAAGGACATTATCATTTCCGGTGGGCTGAACATTGCGGCAGCTGAAGTCGAGCGGGCCGTGCTATGCAGTGGCCAGCCCATTGAAGAGTGTCTCGTCATTGCCGCGAAAGATGACAAGTTTGGCGAAACCCCGCTCGCTATCGTGTATGCGACCGGGGAGGTCGATGTGCCTGCCTTGATCGCTCACTGCAATGAGCAGCTCGCCGATTACAAGGTGCCTCGCTACGTTGCGATTGAAAACGAGCCGATGCCCCGCACCGCGACCGGCAAGCTTTCCAAACCCCCCTTGCGAGAAAAATATGCAAGCTGCGTTTCTGAATTAACGCGTGTGCGCTGA
- a CDS encoding SRPBCC family protein: MGDTSVIMDRNPLKPTLDTLSDSQIDAIRRIPSHDEATVSVIEASRPVDIFTGDERFELEQKKIFRKMPVPITVSSLLEPGSVIAHNGYGLPLLVTRTKDGEIHVFLNACQHKGAKLIDDCEVHKQNKMTCPYHAWTFALDGKLVAAARQETFKNFEKHAHNLAEMPSCEHAGMIWAILDKDAKPDWSDLHEQIHDDFTAMGIPKARVYGRRTFELDANWKVVLEPFLEGYHVQRLHRNSIGQLFADVPSVTDVFGLNVRQISGKADFTPESLEGLTDNIHKTVTHAYQVFPNCVVVTSPYYISVMILMPRSAGHTTVDYFMLVPDAPKTEKGEAIYEKSYKLIQDVFGGEDFWAAEMSHAGLKSGALDRVTYCGLEETILTYYELLEGRL; encoded by the coding sequence ATGGGCGACACATCTGTAATCATGGATCGCAATCCCCTGAAGCCGACGCTGGACACGTTGAGTGATAGCCAGATTGACGCCATCCGCAGAATTCCGTCACATGATGAGGCGACCGTATCGGTGATCGAGGCGAGCCGGCCGGTCGATATTTTTACAGGCGATGAGCGCTTTGAGCTCGAGCAGAAGAAAATTTTCCGCAAGATGCCGGTTCCGATTACCGTGTCGTCCCTGCTGGAGCCTGGCAGCGTCATCGCGCATAATGGCTACGGCCTCCCACTTCTGGTGACGCGCACCAAGGACGGAGAGATCCACGTCTTCCTCAATGCCTGTCAGCATAAAGGGGCAAAGCTCATTGATGATTGTGAGGTTCACAAGCAGAACAAGATGACTTGCCCATATCATGCATGGACGTTCGCCCTTGATGGGAAGCTCGTCGCTGCAGCACGGCAGGAGACATTCAAGAACTTCGAAAAGCACGCACACAATCTGGCGGAAATGCCAAGCTGCGAGCATGCGGGGATGATCTGGGCCATTCTGGACAAGGATGCCAAGCCAGACTGGAGCGATCTGCACGAGCAAATCCACGATGATTTTACGGCAATGGGAATTCCAAAAGCGCGTGTTTACGGTCGCCGCACGTTCGAGCTTGATGCGAACTGGAAGGTCGTCCTCGAGCCGTTTCTGGAAGGCTATCATGTGCAACGCCTTCATCGAAATTCCATTGGCCAGCTCTTCGCGGACGTGCCTAGCGTCACGGATGTCTTCGGACTCAATGTCCGTCAGATTTCAGGAAAAGCGGATTTCACGCCAGAGTCGCTCGAGGGGCTAACTGACAATATTCACAAGACCGTCACGCATGCTTATCAGGTCTTCCCGAACTGCGTTGTCGTCACGAGCCCTTACTATATCAGCGTCATGATTCTGATGCCGCGTTCGGCCGGTCATACGACGGTAGACTATTTCATGCTGGTGCCGGACGCTCCGAAAACGGAGAAGGGCGAAGCGATATACGAAAAGTCGTACAAGCTTATTCAGGATGTCTTCGGCGGCGAAGATTTCTGGGCTGCTGAAATGTCTCATGCAGGTCTCAAGAGCGGCGCTCTGGACCGCGTCACCTATTGCGGTCTCGAAGAGACGATTCTGACTTATTACGAACTCCTCGAGGGTCGGCTCTAG